A portion of the Nitratidesulfovibrio termitidis HI1 genome contains these proteins:
- a CDS encoding NlpC/P60 family N-terminal domain-containing protein, with translation MSQKVSTANARRQSSGTARSFVTALVVLMLAALFLSGCAGRGPREVVPPRFTELERHPQDLSVYAARAGGDSPLLDAATQAAQDERWNTRFFAPWLQTRTGVTIAEVARTAPYLTKDGRTRGHAENLLPWDASRFAALVANCDAASFPALAERGIIVRNTALRELPTLRPSFANPDKAGQGYPFDDLQRSAVWTGTPVFVSHVSLDRAWLYCETGFASGWVPAEHVALADPTFRALYQNGRYAAVLRDDVALTSPNQTFIAIAHIGAVFPVAVESPGGLTVLVPLRDADGRAVLGQTTLPAGYAAMKPLVISAARMAEIGNRMMGQPYGWGGMYEDRDCSATLRDLFAPFGIWLPRNSASQARAGRFVDFGSASPDGKEAIIRAQGVPFLTLLWLKGHITLYLGEYDGHPVMFHNLWGLRVFSNIGEDGERGQEGRFILGRAVVTSLRPGTELPNLTTPDGLVARMLGMSILPGGAGLPSGAGLPVGGGQ, from the coding sequence ATGTCGCAGAAAGTGTCCACCGCGAATGCCCGCCGCCAATCGTCCGGTACAGCGCGTTCCTTTGTTACCGCGTTGGTCGTGCTGATGCTGGCCGCGCTGTTTCTGTCCGGGTGCGCCGGGCGCGGACCGCGCGAGGTCGTGCCGCCGCGCTTCACCGAACTGGAACGCCATCCGCAGGATCTTTCCGTGTACGCCGCCCGCGCGGGCGGTGACAGCCCGCTGCTGGATGCCGCCACGCAAGCCGCCCAGGACGAGCGCTGGAACACCCGCTTCTTTGCCCCGTGGTTGCAGACCCGCACCGGGGTCACCATTGCCGAGGTGGCCCGCACCGCGCCCTACCTGACCAAGGACGGACGCACGCGCGGCCACGCCGAAAACCTGCTGCCGTGGGACGCCAGCCGTTTTGCCGCGCTGGTGGCCAACTGCGACGCCGCATCCTTTCCGGCCCTGGCAGAGCGCGGCATCATCGTGCGCAATACCGCCCTGCGCGAACTGCCCACCCTGCGCCCCTCGTTCGCCAATCCCGACAAGGCCGGGCAGGGCTACCCGTTTGACGATTTGCAGCGGTCCGCCGTGTGGACCGGCACCCCGGTGTTCGTCTCGCACGTGTCGCTGGACCGGGCCTGGCTGTACTGCGAAACCGGCTTCGCCTCCGGCTGGGTGCCCGCAGAGCACGTGGCCCTGGCCGACCCCACCTTCCGCGCCCTGTACCAGAATGGCCGCTATGCCGCCGTGCTGCGCGACGACGTGGCCCTGACCAGCCCGAACCAGACGTTCATCGCCATCGCGCACATCGGCGCGGTATTCCCCGTGGCCGTGGAATCGCCGGGCGGGCTTACCGTGCTGGTGCCCCTGCGCGATGCCGATGGCCGCGCGGTGCTGGGGCAAACCACCCTGCCCGCCGGGTACGCCGCCATGAAGCCGCTGGTCATCTCCGCCGCGCGCATGGCCGAAATCGGCAACCGCATGATGGGCCAGCCCTACGGCTGGGGCGGCATGTACGAGGACCGCGACTGCTCGGCCACCCTGCGCGACCTGTTCGCCCCCTTCGGCATCTGGTTGCCGCGCAACTCTGCGTCGCAGGCCAGGGCCGGGCGGTTCGTGGATTTCGGCAGCGCCTCGCCCGACGGCAAGGAAGCCATCATCCGCGCACAGGGCGTGCCCTTCCTGACCCTGCTCTGGCTCAAGGGGCACATTACCCTGTACCTTGGCGAATACGACGGCCACCCGGTGATGTTCCACAACCTCTGGGGCTTGCGCGTGTTCAGCAACATCGGCGAGGACGGCGAGCGCGGGCAGGAGGGCCGGTTCATCCTGGGCCGCGCCGTGGTCACCTCGTTGCGGCCCGGCACCGAACTGCCCAACCTGACCACCCCGGACGGGTTGGTGGCCCGCATGCTGGGCATGTCCATTCTGCCCGGCGGGGCTGGCCTGCCGAGCGGGGCCGGTTTGCCCGTCGGCGGGGGGCAGTAG
- the recD2 gene encoding SF1B family DNA helicase RecD2, translating into MQEAQDAPEQLSGVLDRVIFHNEENGYTVLRLRPLPKGDMISVVGHMVSPQPGASLKLVGRWVNNPRFGRQFSMENYENLLPASVEGIRHYLGSGLIKGVGESMAARIVDAFGEDTFRVLDEEPDKLLRVSGVGGKTLERIKAGWSDHQGIRDLIMFLQPHGVSTAYAVRIYRHYGQQALSVVRENPYRLAMDIHGIGFHTADTVAEKLGFSRDSELRAEAGTLYTLQRLNDDGHVYVPHDALITHTSDQLDIRADLVEDALRTLEIEERIVIEEMDGELGVFLSRYHHYETKIAYYLQRVLRSPKAVHFEDPEAVITEVLAKLSITLAPEQLEAVRTATRSKVMVLTGGPGTGKTTIINAIIKVFAETRAKILLAAPTGRAAKRMSETSGRESKTIHRLLEYSPKEDGFARNEDNPLACGLLVVDEASMMDTMLMYHLLKAVPLGATLLFVGDVHQLPSVGPGNVLRDVIASGVVPVVELVEVFRQAAESEIICNAHRINHGEVPPLESSRDRLSDFYFIRQDDPEKAVEMIVELVRDHIPRRFGLHPVNDIQVLTPMHKGAVGAGNLNVRLQQALNGQTLCVQRGERQYRLDDKVMQIRNNYDKDVFNGDIGRICLVDPKERQLTVRFDERNVPYAWEELDEIVPAYAISVHKSQGSEYPAVVIPVLTQHYMLLQRNLIYTGVTRGKRLVVLVGEPRALAMAVKNNRMHKRHTRLARRLALGVGVG; encoded by the coding sequence ATGCAAGAGGCGCAGGACGCCCCGGAACAGCTTTCCGGCGTGCTCGACCGCGTCATCTTCCACAACGAGGAAAACGGCTACACCGTGCTGCGCCTGCGCCCGCTGCCCAAGGGCGACATGATCAGCGTGGTGGGGCACATGGTCTCGCCGCAGCCGGGGGCATCGCTGAAGCTGGTGGGCCGCTGGGTGAACAACCCGCGCTTCGGGCGGCAGTTTTCCATGGAGAACTACGAGAACCTGCTGCCCGCATCCGTGGAGGGCATTCGCCACTATCTCGGCTCCGGCCTCATCAAGGGCGTGGGCGAATCCATGGCCGCGCGCATCGTCGATGCCTTCGGCGAGGACACCTTCCGCGTGCTGGACGAGGAACCGGACAAGCTGCTGCGGGTCAGCGGGGTGGGCGGCAAGACGCTGGAACGCATCAAGGCGGGCTGGTCCGACCATCAGGGCATCCGCGACCTGATCATGTTCCTGCAGCCGCACGGGGTCAGCACCGCCTACGCCGTGCGCATCTACCGCCATTACGGGCAGCAGGCGCTTTCCGTAGTCCGCGAGAATCCCTACCGCCTGGCCATGGACATCCACGGCATCGGCTTTCATACCGCCGACACCGTGGCGGAAAAGCTGGGTTTTTCGCGCGACAGCGAACTGCGGGCAGAGGCGGGCACCCTGTACACCCTGCAACGCCTGAACGACGACGGCCACGTCTATGTGCCGCACGACGCGCTGATCACCCACACCTCGGACCAACTGGACATCCGCGCCGACCTCGTGGAAGACGCCCTGCGCACCCTGGAGATTGAGGAGCGCATTGTCATCGAGGAAATGGACGGCGAGCTCGGGGTGTTCCTTTCCCGCTACCATCATTACGAAACCAAGATCGCCTACTACCTGCAACGGGTGCTGCGCTCGCCGAAAGCCGTGCATTTCGAAGACCCGGAGGCGGTCATCACCGAGGTGCTGGCCAAGCTGTCCATCACCCTCGCGCCGGAGCAACTGGAGGCCGTGCGCACCGCCACCCGTTCCAAGGTCATGGTGCTTACCGGCGGCCCCGGTACCGGCAAGACCACCATCATCAACGCCATCATCAAGGTCTTTGCCGAAACGCGCGCCAAGATCCTGCTGGCCGCGCCCACGGGCCGCGCCGCCAAGCGCATGTCCGAGACCAGCGGGCGCGAATCCAAGACCATCCACCGCCTGCTGGAATACAGCCCCAAGGAAGACGGCTTCGCCCGCAACGAGGACAACCCCCTTGCCTGCGGCCTGCTGGTGGTGGACGAGGCGTCCATGATGGACACCATGCTCATGTACCACCTGTTGAAGGCCGTGCCGCTGGGCGCCACGCTGCTCTTCGTGGGCGACGTGCACCAGTTGCCCTCGGTGGGGCCGGGCAACGTCCTGCGTGACGTCATTGCCTCCGGCGTGGTGCCGGTGGTGGAACTGGTGGAGGTGTTCCGGCAGGCCGCCGAAAGCGAGATCATCTGCAACGCCCACCGCATCAACCACGGCGAGGTGCCCCCGCTGGAATCCTCGCGCGACCGGTTGTCCGACTTCTATTTCATCCGGCAGGACGACCCCGAAAAGGCCGTGGAGATGATTGTGGAACTGGTGCGCGACCACATCCCGCGCCGCTTCGGCCTGCATCCCGTCAACGACATCCAGGTGCTGACCCCCATGCACAAGGGCGCGGTGGGCGCGGGCAACCTGAACGTGCGCCTGCAACAGGCCCTGAACGGCCAGACCCTGTGCGTGCAGCGCGGCGAGCGTCAGTACCGTCTGGACGACAAGGTGATGCAGATCCGCAACAACTACGACAAGGACGTCTTCAACGGAGACATCGGGCGTATCTGCCTGGTGGACCCCAAGGAGCGTCAGCTTACCGTGCGCTTTGACGAGCGCAACGTGCCCTACGCCTGGGAAGAACTGGACGAGATCGTCCCCGCCTACGCCATCTCCGTGCACAAGTCGCAGGGGTCCGAATACCCCGCCGTGGTCATCCCCGTGCTGACCCAGCACTACATGCTGCTGCAACGCAACCTCATCTACACCGGCGTCACCCGCGGCAAGCGCTTGGTGGTGCTGGTGGGCGAGCCGCGCGCCCTGGCCATGGCCGTCAAGAACAACCGCATGCACAAGCGCCACACCCGCCTTGCCCGGCGGTTGGCGTTGGGTGTGGGGGTGGGGTAA
- a CDS encoding FecR family protein → MRIIRLPVRVPLALPTLLASLTLVLVLGASVTWAEAPAANFRSVSGTVSVERAGASSVPAPGDPLLVGDILRTGPDGKAGVSFQDGSRIAVGPGSELTVQSYRFVPLEKDYDFDVYMQRGEAAYSSGRLAKLAPDAVRFRTPQAAVGVRGTRFLIHAE, encoded by the coding sequence ATGCGCATCATACGTCTGCCTGTCCGCGTGCCGCTGGCACTGCCGACGCTGCTGGCCTCACTGACCCTGGTCCTCGTCCTTGGTGCATCCGTCACATGGGCGGAAGCGCCCGCCGCCAACTTCCGCTCGGTGTCCGGCACGGTCAGCGTGGAACGCGCGGGCGCAAGCTCGGTTCCCGCGCCGGGTGATCCGCTGCTGGTGGGCGACATCCTGCGCACCGGTCCGGACGGCAAGGCCGGAGTCAGCTTTCAGGACGGCTCACGCATCGCCGTGGGGCCGGGATCGGAACTGACGGTGCAGTCCTACCGCTTCGTGCCGCTGGAAAAGGACTACGACTTCGACGTGTACATGCAGCGCGGCGAGGCGGCCTATTCTTCCGGCCGGCTGGCCAAGCTGGCGCCCGATGCCGTCAGGTTCCGCACGCCGCAGGCCGCCGTGGGCGTGCGCGGCACCCGCTTTCTCATCCACGCCGAATAG
- a CDS encoding OmpA family protein, with product MRTLLSILLLCLALGACAPKTTVVLMPDDDGSVGRVVVKAGGAEQPLAAANESTQVTDKPAPPTVMPHQEIVRIFGSTLAAMPESPKSFLLYFPTGSTAPDPASLPALDEAAADITRRAVSNVSVIGHSDSAGDPAANQKLSMARADAVRRMLEARGVPGDAMALSGHGANDPLVPTAPGVAEARNRRVEILVR from the coding sequence ATGCGTACGCTGTTATCCATCCTTTTGCTGTGTCTCGCGCTGGGGGCCTGCGCGCCCAAGACCACGGTAGTGCTGATGCCGGACGACGACGGCAGCGTGGGTCGGGTGGTGGTGAAGGCGGGCGGGGCCGAACAACCCCTGGCCGCCGCCAACGAATCCACCCAGGTGACCGACAAGCCCGCCCCGCCCACAGTGATGCCGCACCAGGAAATTGTCCGCATCTTTGGCAGCACGCTGGCCGCCATGCCGGAATCGCCCAAGAGCTTTCTGCTGTACTTCCCCACCGGCTCCACCGCGCCGGACCCCGCCTCGCTGCCGGCGCTGGACGAGGCCGCCGCCGACATCACCCGCCGCGCCGTAAGCAACGTTTCGGTCATCGGGCACAGCGACAGCGCGGGCGACCCCGCCGCCAACCAGAAGCTGTCCATGGCCCGGGCAGACGCCGTGCGCCGCATGCTGGAAGCGCGCGGAGTGCCCGGTGACGCCATGGCGCTTTCCGGCCACGGGGCCAACGACCCGCTGGTGCCCACCGCACCCGGCGTGGCCGAGGCCAGGAACAGGCGGGTGGAAATCCTGGTCCGCTAG
- a CDS encoding CHASE2 domain-containing protein — protein sequence MSTPVKPASRPAAISRQRLVAAVTVAGLLLAVLFCLAEPELVQLADNRILDGLTRRMVHDAAPAHPDRVVIVDIDEESLAVAGQWPWPRYLTGGIVRRVSAARPMGVGVDVLFSEPDRTSIATIRNAFRRDFGLDIAITGVPRGMEDNDAYFGSVLAGAEAVGAVMHLFDLVTPDPENLPRPVHVTGETTAIDPAEATGILCNTGPIQAGLAASGFINVEKDEDGSIRRVPLLHRFQGQYYPSLALALFMQARDLREVRVETDALGPLLVVGTARMPVDRAARMRLRFSGGARAHRFVPAAEVLRGTHDPALFEGRMVIVGSSAARLNDLHHTPVSANYPGTEVHAVALDNLFDGNPLREPEHAAAYRFAPSALVILLAGLLFLRAGPLQAGVATLAAALVMPATGYALFAWRGIALPMAAPVLAALVQGALLSLALYARERRMAYVRLRQLNHARQMTLESMTAVAESRDEISGAHIKRTQHYVRALAEALRDMGGKETYPQLTEDYIELLFHSAPLHDVGKVAVPDSVLFKPAKLTEEEYAVIRQHVRHGRNIIANAAQGMEDDAFLHLAAEIAWSHHEKWDGSGYMEGLAGEAIPLSGRLMALADVYDALICARQYKPAFPHARVREMILQGRGTHFDPAVVDAFLLAEEEFKRIATTYRDTEPRPVSVPGLSGAEMLPGDPRQ from the coding sequence ATGTCCACGCCCGTCAAACCCGCATCCCGCCCGGCTGCCATTTCGCGCCAGCGGCTGGTGGCCGCCGTCACCGTGGCCGGGCTGCTGCTGGCAGTGCTGTTCTGCCTGGCAGAGCCAGAACTGGTGCAGCTTGCGGACAACCGCATCCTGGACGGGCTGACCCGCCGCATGGTGCACGACGCCGCGCCAGCGCACCCGGACAGGGTGGTCATCGTGGACATCGACGAGGAAAGCCTGGCCGTGGCGGGGCAGTGGCCGTGGCCGCGCTATCTCACCGGCGGCATCGTGCGTCGGGTGTCTGCCGCCCGGCCCATGGGGGTGGGAGTGGACGTCCTGTTCTCCGAACCGGACCGCACCTCCATCGCCACCATCCGCAACGCCTTTCGGCGCGACTTCGGGCTGGACATCGCCATCACCGGCGTGCCGCGCGGCATGGAGGACAACGACGCCTACTTCGGCAGCGTGCTTGCCGGGGCGGAAGCCGTGGGCGCGGTGATGCACCTGTTCGACCTTGTCACCCCGGACCCCGAAAACCTGCCGCGTCCCGTACACGTGACCGGAGAAACCACCGCCATCGACCCGGCGGAGGCCACCGGCATCCTGTGCAACACCGGCCCCATTCAGGCCGGGCTGGCCGCGTCCGGGTTCATCAACGTGGAAAAGGACGAGGATGGCAGCATTCGCCGCGTGCCCCTGCTGCACCGTTTTCAGGGGCAGTACTACCCCAGCCTGGCGCTTGCCCTGTTCATGCAGGCGCGCGATCTGCGCGAGGTACGCGTGGAAACGGACGCGCTGGGGCCGCTGCTGGTGGTGGGCACGGCGCGCATGCCGGTGGACCGGGCGGCGCGCATGCGGCTGCGCTTTTCCGGCGGCGCGCGGGCGCACCGTTTCGTCCCGGCGGCGGAGGTGCTGCGCGGCACGCACGACCCGGCCCTGTTCGAAGGCCGCATGGTCATCGTGGGGTCCAGCGCGGCACGGCTCAACGACCTGCACCACACCCCGGTATCGGCCAACTACCCCGGCACCGAAGTGCACGCCGTGGCCCTGGACAATCTGTTCGACGGCAACCCCCTGCGCGAGCCGGAACATGCGGCGGCATACCGGTTCGCTCCGTCGGCGCTGGTCATCCTGCTGGCCGGGCTGCTGTTCCTGCGGGCCGGGCCGTTGCAGGCGGGGGTCGCCACGCTGGCCGCTGCCCTGGTCATGCCTGCCACAGGATACGCGCTGTTCGCGTGGCGGGGCATTGCCCTGCCCATGGCCGCCCCGGTGCTGGCCGCGCTGGTGCAAGGGGCGCTGCTGTCCCTCGCGCTGTACGCGCGGGAGCGGCGCATGGCCTACGTGCGGCTGCGCCAACTGAACCACGCCCGGCAGATGACCCTGGAATCCATGACCGCCGTGGCCGAAAGCCGCGACGAGATCAGCGGCGCGCACATCAAGCGCACCCAGCACTACGTGCGGGCGCTGGCCGAAGCCCTGCGGGATATGGGCGGCAAGGAGACCTACCCCCAGCTGACCGAAGACTACATTGAACTGCTGTTCCACTCCGCGCCGCTGCACGACGTGGGCAAGGTGGCCGTGCCCGACAGCGTGCTGTTCAAGCCTGCCAAGCTCACCGAGGAGGAATACGCGGTAATCCGCCAGCACGTGCGCCACGGCCGGAACATCATCGCCAACGCCGCGCAGGGCATGGAGGACGACGCCTTCCTGCACCTGGCTGCAGAAATAGCCTGGAGCCACCACGAAAAATGGGACGGTTCCGGCTACATGGAAGGCCTTGCGGGCGAGGCCATTCCCCTTTCCGGCCGCCTGATGGCCCTGGCCGACGTGTACGACGCCCTGATCTGCGCCCGGCAGTACAAGCCCGCCTTCCCCCACGCCAGGGTGCGCGAGATGATCCTGCAAGGCCGGGGCACCCACTTCGACCCCGCCGTGGTGGACGCCTTCCTGCTGGCCGAAGAAGAATTCAAGCGCATCGCCACCACTTACCGCGACACCGAGCCCAGGCCCGTGTCCGTGCCGGGGCTGTCCGGCGCCGAGATGCTGCCGGGCGACCCCAGGCAGTGA
- the aroC gene encoding chorismate synthase, whose product MSGNTFGRIFRLTTYGESHGPGLGGVVDGCPAGVPLDESIIQRELDLRRPGSASAGLAGTARKESDTVRLLSGVFEGVTTGTPIGFHIANEDQRSRDYGDLAKLYRPGHADITYDAKYGLRDFRGGGRASGRETVSRVAGGAVALALLAMHDIEVRAYTVEIGSVPADVVDPAGAQERMFFSPDPDVVPAWESLIHDVRAEGDTLGGIVQVEATGVPAGLGEPVFDKLDALLAHALMSVGAVKAVEIGAGLEAARLRGSENNDPIIPGGFHTNHAGGILGGISNGQPIVVRASVKPIPSIAQEQITIDTNGRPAPLRVGGRHDICAIPRVVPVLKAMMALVLADSLLLQRRMG is encoded by the coding sequence ATGAGCGGCAACACCTTCGGTCGCATCTTCCGGCTGACCACCTACGGCGAATCGCACGGCCCCGGCCTTGGCGGTGTGGTGGACGGCTGCCCCGCCGGGGTGCCGCTGGACGAATCGATCATCCAGCGCGAACTGGACCTGCGCCGCCCCGGCAGCGCATCCGCAGGCCTTGCAGGCACGGCACGCAAGGAATCGGACACCGTGCGCCTGCTTTCCGGCGTGTTCGAAGGGGTCACCACCGGCACACCCATCGGCTTCCACATCGCCAACGAAGACCAGCGCTCGCGTGACTACGGCGACCTGGCCAAGCTGTATCGCCCCGGCCACGCGGACATCACCTACGACGCCAAGTACGGCCTGCGCGACTTTCGCGGCGGCGGCAGGGCGTCGGGGCGCGAAACCGTCTCCCGAGTGGCGGGCGGCGCCGTGGCGCTGGCCCTGCTGGCCATGCACGATATCGAGGTGCGCGCCTACACCGTGGAGATCGGCAGCGTGCCCGCCGATGTCGTGGACCCGGCGGGCGCGCAGGAGCGGATGTTCTTTTCGCCCGACCCGGACGTGGTGCCCGCGTGGGAATCGCTGATTCACGACGTGCGGGCCGAGGGCGACACCCTGGGCGGCATCGTGCAGGTGGAAGCCACCGGCGTGCCCGCAGGCCTCGGCGAACCGGTGTTCGACAAGTTGGACGCCCTGCTGGCCCACGCCCTGATGTCCGTGGGCGCGGTGAAGGCCGTGGAGATAGGCGCCGGACTTGAGGCGGCGCGCCTGCGCGGCAGCGAGAACAACGACCCCATCATCCCCGGCGGCTTCCACACCAACCATGCCGGGGGCATTCTGGGTGGCATCTCCAACGGGCAACCCATCGTGGTGCGCGCGTCGGTGAAGCCCATCCCGTCCATCGCGCAGGAACAGATCACCATCGATACCAATGGCAGGCCCGCGCCGCTGCGCGTGGGCGGTCGCCACGACATCTGCGCCATCCCGCGCGTGGTGCCGGTGCTGAAGGCCATGATGGCGCTGGTGTTGGCGGACAGTCTCCTCCTTCAGCGTCGCATGGGTTAA
- a CDS encoding universal stress protein, which produces MQIRKILVPVDGSDYSQRAAEYAADFAKMVGAEVVLLICRMSIPPILGQVAYDQARNSLVAQAEEVLEPCRRLLRERNVPFADRVLEGKVEVAIVDAADYERCDLIIMGSRGHSELEGLLLGSVTHRVLQMASCPVMVIR; this is translated from the coding sequence ATGCAGATCCGCAAGATACTCGTTCCCGTGGATGGTTCCGACTACTCGCAGCGCGCGGCGGAATACGCCGCCGATTTTGCGAAGATGGTGGGGGCAGAGGTTGTGCTGCTCATCTGCCGCATGTCCATCCCCCCCATTCTCGGGCAGGTGGCTTACGACCAGGCCCGCAATTCGCTGGTGGCCCAGGCCGAGGAAGTGCTGGAACCCTGTCGCCGCCTTCTGCGCGAGCGCAACGTGCCCTTTGCCGACCGCGTGCTGGAAGGCAAGGTGGAGGTGGCCATAGTGGACGCCGCCGACTACGAACGCTGCGACCTGATCATCATGGGGTCGCGCGGGCACTCGGAACTGGAGGGGTTGCTGCTGGGCAGCGTCACCCACCGGGTGTTGCAGATGGCGTCGTGTCCTGTGATGGTCATCCGCTGA
- the aroL gene encoding shikimate kinase AroL, with translation MNDDTRHARRVYLVGPRASGKTTLGKALAARVGWNFEDTDATVVATAGMTVEQIVEREGWEGFRRRETEALRDTLGRDGLVVATGGGMVLAEENRRMLRDGGFVAYLCGSVDMLAGRLARDPLAAQRPSLTGRPIADEVAEVLAAREPLYRECAHAVLDAGDDVQALVARLAGLLEK, from the coding sequence ATGAACGACGATACGCGGCACGCGCGGCGGGTGTACCTGGTGGGGCCGCGCGCCAGCGGCAAGACCACGCTGGGCAAGGCCCTGGCCGCCCGCGTCGGGTGGAATTTCGAGGATACCGACGCCACGGTGGTGGCCACGGCGGGCATGACCGTGGAGCAGATCGTGGAGCGCGAAGGCTGGGAAGGATTCCGGCGGCGCGAAACCGAGGCCCTGCGCGACACCCTTGGCCGTGACGGGCTGGTGGTGGCCACCGGCGGCGGCATGGTGCTGGCGGAAGAGAACCGGCGCATGCTGCGCGACGGGGGCTTTGTGGCCTACCTGTGCGGCAGCGTGGACATGCTGGCCGGTCGCCTTGCGCGCGACCCGCTGGCCGCCCAGCGCCCCTCGCTGACCGGGCGGCCCATTGCCGACGAGGTGGCCGAGGTTCTGGCCGCGCGCGAACCCCTGTACCGGGAATGTGCCCACGCGGTGCTGGACGCCGGGGATGACGTGCAGGCACTGGTGGCGCGGTTGGCTGGCCTGCTGGAAAAGTAG
- a CDS encoding aminotransferase class I/II-fold pyridoxal phosphate-dependent enzyme, whose protein sequence is MNQFPRMHRLPPYVFATVNELKMQLRRQNVDIVDLGMGNPDIPTPQHIVDKLVEASGKGVNHRYSVSRGIPNLRKAICDWYMRRFGVYLDPDTEAVATMGAKEGLSHLSLAMLSPGDVVFAPDPTYPIHTYAPIIAGADVRRIPIGRGRDFFEDLLVATRQTWPQPKLLFISYPHNPTCEIAAPEFFQKVVDFAKEHKIYVIHDFAYADLAFDGHMPPSFMQAEGAKDVGVEFFSMSKSYSMAGWRMGFCVGNRDLVYALTRIKSYLDYGHFQPIQIAATVALNGPQECVTEIVDTYRKRRDVLIEGLGRAGWDVPPPKGTMFVWAQIPEEFRAMGSVEFSKLLLKEAHVAVSPGLGFGAHGDDHVRFALIENEHRTKQAMKGIKKVLSGRACG, encoded by the coding sequence ATGAATCAGTTTCCGCGCATGCACCGTCTGCCTCCCTATGTCTTTGCGACGGTGAACGAACTGAAGATGCAACTGCGCCGCCAGAACGTGGACATCGTCGACCTTGGCATGGGCAACCCCGACATCCCCACGCCCCAGCACATCGTGGACAAGCTGGTGGAAGCATCGGGCAAGGGCGTGAACCACCGCTACTCGGTGTCGCGCGGCATCCCCAACCTGCGCAAGGCCATCTGCGACTGGTACATGCGCCGCTTCGGCGTGTACCTGGACCCGGACACGGAAGCCGTGGCCACCATGGGCGCCAAGGAAGGGCTTTCGCACCTGTCGCTGGCCATGCTGTCGCCCGGCGACGTGGTGTTCGCGCCGGACCCCACCTACCCCATCCACACCTATGCCCCCATCATTGCCGGGGCCGACGTGCGGCGCATTCCCATCGGGCGCGGGCGCGACTTTTTCGAAGACCTGCTGGTGGCCACCCGCCAGACCTGGCCGCAGCCCAAGCTGCTGTTCATCAGCTACCCGCACAACCCCACCTGCGAGATAGCCGCGCCGGAATTCTTCCAGAAGGTCGTGGACTTCGCCAAGGAACACAAGATCTACGTCATCCACGACTTCGCCTACGCGGACCTGGCCTTTGACGGCCACATGCCGCCCAGCTTCATGCAGGCCGAAGGCGCAAAGGACGTGGGCGTGGAATTCTTCTCCATGTCCAAAAGCTACTCCATGGCCGGGTGGCGCATGGGCTTCTGCGTGGGCAACCGCGACCTGGTCTACGCGCTGACCCGCATCAAGAGCTACCTGGACTACGGCCACTTCCAGCCCATCCAGATTGCCGCCACCGTGGCCCTGAACGGCCCGCAGGAATGCGTGACCGAAATCGTGGACACCTACCGCAAGCGCCGCGACGTGCTCATCGAAGGCCTTGGCCGCGCTGGCTGGGACGTGCCGCCGCCCAAGGGCACCATGTTCGTGTGGGCCCAGATTCCCGAAGAATTCCGCGCCATGGGGTCCGTGGAATTCTCCAAGCTGCTGCTGAAGGAAGCCCATGTGGCCGTTTCTCCGGGGTTGGGCTTTGGCGCGCACGGCGACGACCACGTCCGCTTCGCCCTCATCGAGAACGAACACCGTACCAAGCAGGCCATGAAGGGCATCAAGAAGGTGCTCTCCGGGAGGGCGTGTGGGTAG